The nucleotide sequence CCCTTTGTTGGTCTGAAACACCCACACAGATTATGCAATGTGCTGGTTGAGCCAGAGAACATCACTTCCCTCTCCTAGGACCAGAACACATTTCCCCTTTCCAATTTTGTGCATGCTAAAGTTGTCCAATTAAAAGCTGTATGATGCAGGAAATATTAAAGCTCAGACCTTCAAAGATATTAAGGCACTGCTCCTCTCATCATTGCAACACATAACCCTTAGGCAACTACTGCCTCATGGAATCCTCAGCCCCAAGCTAGATGCCCAGGCTGTCTAGACAATGTCTGGGTGGCACAGGTAGACACCTAAAAAGGGATCCTTAGAAGTCAATTAGGAAGCTGAGCAGCAAGCTGCCTAAAAGCCAGCCAGGAGTGAAATGCTGAGGAAAGGAGCAGGAAGAGAAGCAAGTACCTGAAAAGCCAGAGGTAGGCACCTCTCCCCACttaggagttaggcacctaagcaAGGTCAGCCTTTTCAGTAAGCAATGCCCTAGCAGCTGAAATTGTCTCCCTAATTCTCTGCCTCCTGATAATGCTTATTACCTCTCTCATACTCAACTTGCCTTTCCCTGTGGCCCCAGCTATTTTGTGTGACTGCTGTGCTGTCCCccgttctctccctcccacctacTGGTAGGCTGCAGGGTCTTCTTCCTGCAGGGTCTGACAGGTCTCAGGTCTCAGGCATGCTGAGAGAACATCTAAAGGAGTGGTCCTTGTTGACAGCACATTCCGTGCCTAGTTTGAAAATCCTTTGCCTATGCCTTCAGTTTGTTATCTATGCAGTGGTGTCAGGGCTCAGACAAGTTTATTGCagaaatttaggtgcctaaataatgTACATATCTACAGGATTAGATAGTAGTTGAACAGTAGTTTGAAAATATTGGTGGCACATAAATGCTAGGCTAAGCACCTAAATACCAGTGAGGATCTGGGCCTGCAGTATGGAAAGAGAAAAGTGGGTGGGTCATTCACAAACCTGCTCTGTAGGGATAGGATATGGGCTGAATGAATGTCACGAAGAGATGGGGTCTGAAGAAGTATATTGATGAAGATAGGAAAAAAGGGAGGCTGTGTGGACCTATTGAAAGCTCTCAAAGAGAGTTGCGTGAGAAGGGTGTATATCTACGCCACGTGGAGTTGAGTATCAAACTTTGGAAGTTCAGATACTCCTTGGATAAATGTCTTATATTTTTGGTCCTTGAGAAATGAAAAATCCTTTAGAATATGCTTTTGCATGAAACAGTAGAAGATGGAATCTCTGCACTGTAGCGCCTGGGGATGGGAACATCAGAGGATATGGATATTAGAAGAATAAATAAGTTGTAAATTAATCACCAGTGTGTTTGGTTTTTCCATAGCTCTTAATTCTTCCATTGCAGTAACTACTCATCAGGATGAACTGCAGCAGCAACATCACAGAGCAAAAACATCTTAACCTTTTCCAAATGATTGTTTACATCCCAGTTATCTTTTTTGGAGTCCTATTTAATGTCATTGCCTTCTGGGTCTTCTGCTGCAAACTGAAAAAATGGACGGAAACCAGAGTGTACATGATCAACTTGGTCATTGCAGACTGTTCTCTGCTCTTCACCTTGCCTTTCATTATGTATTTTCACAGGACTAGACAGGACATCAATAAACTGTGCTATGTCATACAGACTATATATTTTACAAACATGCCTGTAAGCATCTATATCATTACCCTCATAGCAGTTGATCGATTCATTGCAATAAAGTACCCCCTGAAAGCAAAGAGTTTCAGATCCCCATTAAAGGCAGCTCTTAGCTGTGGATTTCTTTGGATAACAATAATCACTTATGCATATCTCAACCCACGATTTAACGAAAAAACAGGAAACATTTGCTTTCAGAAAAATTCTGATGATCCTCTAGTAGCTACATTGTTGTCAAGTATTTGGTGTTTTTTTATACCACTAGTAATACTAAGCTTTTGTTCTATTCAAGTCATCTGGTGTCTGAAGATGAAGATGAAAATGAGCTCACATGAGGAAACATCAGTCCAGAAAGCTCTCTGGATTGTCTCTATGAATCTGTGTGTATTTATCATCTGCTTTTTACCTTTTAATGTCGGACTCCTTGTTAGATATATAGTTGatgcagctggggctgcctgctcTGTACGCAAAAATGCAACCATTTTTATTCGTGTGACTGCATGTATAGCAAATTCTAACTGCTGTTTGGATACACTTTGTTATTACTTTGTAGCCAAGGAATTTCAGGAAGCTTCTTCTCTGTTGCCTCCTTTTAAATCTCTGCAGTCTAGATCAAATCAAAGCCAAGAGTCACAACTACAAATGCGTAAGTGAATACAAAATAACGCATGATACAAAGGTGGATCCACAGCTGGCATAAATTGATATATTTCCATTGGTGTGCCACAAAGTCTGTAATTATCCTGAGTAATAGTCACAAAAACTTCCTCAACATGAacctgattctgatctctctTATAATCACCTTATGCCACTCAGATTCAAGTGATTTCAGCAAGGTTACTTCttatttacaccaatgtaactgAAATTCCAATCAGTGGCTCTCTTTGAAGCTCTGCATGTGTGTATTTTTACTGTCATGTTTTCCCGTACATATAAAATATTAACTAGCCAACTATACAGGAAATTTTCTTGCATTTGTACAAGGTTTGGTTAGCCTCTTGTACTTCTGTGTACATGTTTGTAATTAGACTGATGCACTATCAGAATGTGAATACTGAGATGTGTATCTTTCACATTATATTGGGTTTGCTTAATTTATAATATGCCGTTTTTCTGCTGCTGTCATCCAAATAGCATTTGAAGACTAAAGCTGCCATAAGACTTTGGCTTATCTGAGTTAGCTGACTTTATCACCAACACTAGTCAAATACAGGTGATATGAGTAATATTCAGTTTCTATGGAAGAAGTTTAAATGAGGGAGATGTGAAAAGTGTTGTGTTGTGTGATATGGAAAATGATATTAATATAGTAGTAATATAGATAAAATGTGGAAAAAATGTGATCTCAATGAATGAATTTCATTCCTGGTTTGGAGAGTTTTAACCTGTAGTGATAAAGCACAAGGAATTTtgcatctttctctcccctcaTGGGCTCCTTTTCCCACCTTCCAATCTTCCCTTCTGACACTCATTTTTCAGCACCAGCGGTGGGAcagccagcagtggctccaaaacttccgcatgtggaaggccacatttTTGGAGCTGTGTCCCTGGCTTACCCCTGCCCTCCGGAGACACTACACCCACctgtgacctgccatcccccccGTAGAAACAGGACACGATTTCCCCCTGGAAGTTCGcaaccccagacagctaccagttggtgggcaaccagttcagcgtggggaagtctaccgtcggggccctcctcatggagataAGGCACTCTGAGGCTGAAGGCCCTGCGGGGGAAGGGGGTaatcctggaaaagggggaatcCTTGGAaaagtggggtgcagggagggtgtgggggggaggaagggggagggagaaggggggctcgGAGTGGCTTGGAGGCCAActggatgtgccacctcaggtgcGGGGACCTCGTtggacttggggttgggtgggtcctgggaccacaaGGGGGTGCACGTGAGGTGGGGTTGGAGTGGGGTCAAGGGTGGCAtgggggccaggggcagggggcaggtgcacatgatggcacacatgctatCGCACCGCTGCATGAGCTGACCCCATGTGTGGTTCCACCACTCTGCATCCTCCCGGatcttctgcaccagggtctgctgcatgttgcaCAGGACGCTGACATGCTGTcacatgaggtcttcctggaccccaGGCTTTtgggtcccccaggctctggtggctGGCTTGGGTGGTGTGGCTCGCCCCTCAGTCCCGAATGGTCCAAcagtggagaacacaaagagggagaggtggtcattCATCCcggcagacactgtccctgaggctgtggccacctctgtgagcagcgaccaactgtcctcggggcagaggagggggaagtcctgggagcaaggcctgtgtgggctgcacagcaggccctgctgcacagggGCCCCTatgtgcccaggggaccatgctgcctctttccccttcttcctccctccccccacaggggccagacttgtgtgtgtgtgtagcctcCTCTGAGCCTGAGAGCAGGATCCAAGCCAAGCTCAGGTGCTGCCTGCTGAGTCCTCATGGCACACACTAACGCTGCACATGGTTCAACGTGCACAGATGACAGCATGATGTCCAGGCCAAGTGATGCTCCCAACCCACCCCCTGTGTGCCCACCTcccccactctgtgtgtgtgacaaactgagaagcactcacctgaagatccctccccagcatcagaGGAGGCCTGGAAGATGTCCACACTCACAGAAACTGGCTCTAACAACAGCGTGATGGTGGCCGCATCAtccacctcctcttcctcctgctgctgtccctggtcctcctcctcctccaccatgaTCTCCAGCCAGGTGATGATAGGCATGTTAAAGCCAGAGTCCATGATGACAGGTGAGGAAGATGTTTTCCcaccccccaagagttggtgtaactcctggtaataggggcaggtgtgaggTCCTGCGCCAGAATatgagctgtgctctctggccctcacgTATCCCTGGTAGAGAtctttcaccttactccagacTTGTCCAAGGTCTGGGGAGGGTGTCCATGCTCCATCAGGACTTGGCCATGCACTCAAAGATATTGGCGTTATGctgcttggagcagagatcctgcaatgtctcctcactccacagctcaaggagggacaggatctccactccggaccaggagggtgcccttCTCTTGGACCCCCAGGTAGATCCTGAGACCACTGggactgctccctgtgagggccagaagAGTCTCCAGGGGACTGAGGCTGTACCTCAgttggcaaggcctgtggcagggagagctgcacagtcagggtgctgctctcagggTGGCTTCctaccacaaggcttgtccagggtgcctgcagctttaagaggggccatgAAACAGGAACTATAAAGTTGtcattactatggatggagtgtccaccagggcacctgagttatttcctggaggcctcttttgaaagaaaaccctcttccccatccacactcacctttttctgaaagagctcttttggaaaaaaggcttcttcctcatagaaagaggattaccagtctggaaaaacccctctgttcttttgatttactttcaaaagaacgagattgcagtgtggacgtaagtgaagttatAGTTACCAACATTCATttatccattcattcaggttctgtgtatttgttatagttaccagcctggaagttgcttgtgacagaatactggccaggtattctgtacacaagtgatggtagtggggagcaaagtcctgatcagatgcgcatgtGAAGCTCCTGgtagcagaaccttggactctgattccatagttttttagtccagttcttataggaattttttcctatgccagtctatggaaattgctgcatcatggtgatgtctccagggtggctgccaggtgctcatcagtgatctcatagggtggacctccagtacttggttttctccacttgacaccttttggttgcactggcacctgacgccttcttcagccctttgttgctgtattctcaggctggcacctctcagaaccattcattcatcatccaagcactctctcatacattcatacagtattttgtataataataaaagttgtagttacaaaagtttctgggtggtattgcttaaaacattctctgagtgctgagtaaagttacaatgttttaaagagaacaggcgttaattatgtaacaatgcctttagtcaattacagggcttggctcccatagcagagttagtggcttgacaatgcattgttacaatgtatctttgcaatgtcaatttcaagcagccccttgcacaagcttgagcatgccctggggcacagagggggggctgtttctggctacataggattatatttttaacagttctaagttacatgacctaatacattatattctaaaggggcaataataataataaatctaaacatttaacaatcttaacaaataataataataataagaagaagaattaataataaatttaaacactttaagttgcggggaacaaattatggggagtcacttccatttggggaaatcattttcaatacattaatatgttatccctacactagtgggggcaggtgagagGATGCTtaagcaggggacagggtgtcagtgggtgctgggacagggaagagggtgcaGCAGCAAGAgacagggtgttggtgggggcagggaacagggagtcCCCAGCACACATCTTCTCCCAGGACctctaccccctccccaccctgcagtgGAAGGAAGTCCCCAGCGTGCACCTCCTCCCGGGACTCTTAttctcccccctccactccacaCAAGAGAAGGAAGCCCCTGGCACGCACCTCATCCCAGGACTCTTacccccttcccctcacacaggggaaggAAGTCCCAGAATATGCATCCTCTGGGGATTcctatccctcctcccccggcaggggaaggaagtcccAGTGCACACCTCCTTTGGGGACTCCtacccccacactccctgcaggaagtccccagcatgccacagacctgggttCTAGTAccatgctggctgtttgggggaaggggagaaaccaGCACTTTTCCTGAAACCCTGGAATTGGCGCACAGCTGCGGGACTTCCATCCACTCCACAGGAAGCCAGCGCTACCTCCATTGTTACCAGAGGGCGCATTAATGCGGCttcttgagggtgggggggaaatgtGGGGCCTCAAACACCTCACAATTGACTGGTCAAGCCCTCCCAATTGAACAGTCAATCACAATtaacaggttggtgaccacagtgCTAGTTTATTTATGCCTGCCTTTGCAATTTCCACttcaatgcatctgacaaagtaaaATTTTTACCCGAGaaagcttatgccaaaataaatgtgttagttttcAAGGTTCtactcctcctttttttttcagatgaccTCTCAGATTACATTTCAATCTTATCAGGTCAAGGTGTTCCTATTTATCTCAGCTAGGCCAAAAATATATGCTCTGTGGTCAGTCACACCCTCATTTACATTTTAATCTTGCACTCAGATCAAGCTGCATGCAAGCTTACTCGTTGCCAGCAACATGAACCTGCAAGGCTATATGCAGGGTGAGCAAGGATGGTAACATCTAGCCCTAAATAAGtgttggtacaggttgaaccttccagtctggaaccctcaggacctgaccagtcctgaagcAGGGAGTTTGGTGGACCAGGGaggtcagcccctctgctgacagattcTGGGCTCTCCTTGTCCCAATCCACTGGGCTTCCAGCTCTTCAGCCAGCCCCAGAGTTGCTGGGACTTTATAGTCCCAGGATAGCTAGGGCTTAGCTGCTCTGGGGttgctggggctctgctgcctggGGCTGCCGGAGGTGAGCTGCCCCAGGTTCACTGGGGCTATCTGGCTCAACAAATGTCATGGCCCTGCTTGACCGTGGGTgtggctggaccagagagtcccagaccagagaggttcaccTATAGTCAGATAGTATCACTGTTGGAGGACACATGAAACCATGTCAGTGAATGAGTTTCTGTGAAATGCGATACCTGCACATCTGGATACTCAAGTATCTGAATTATGAAGAGACAGAGACTGAGTGAACAAATGAGGCCATAGGAACACTCCCTCAACCGCTATACATTTTACAGAGTATGCAGAATTGGTGACGGGTTCTCACAGTTGATTATTAAAAAGGACTGTTGCTTCCATGATTCCCCTGCTGGGAATGGAGTCAGACTGTATTATTGGTTCTCAGCTGTTATAACAATCTCATTCAGTCACTCTCCTGTTGTCCCAGCTGAGGATGGTGGCTGTGTGTTAGGTCAAGTCAGATCTTCAGCAGTTACATTTTATACAACCCCAGTGAGTTGGTGTTTATGATAACAAAAGTTCTCTGCACAGtcaccaaaaaaaccctctccatGACCCTTCAGAGGCATTCAGATAAGAATATTTCAAAGATGGCAGATAGTCACACaattttgtaaaagggatgctacaACCCTCTGCTGCAACTATGACAGCAAGGGGAAGCTAGTTTCCAGGAAACCGGTGTAACAGTTGGCTGAAATGCAACATAAACAGCACTTAGATGTATAATGAAGCTATCTGTTGACAGAAACATGCCATTGCCGGAGTGGGAGGGATAAAACCAGAAAAACTGCAACGAAGCTCTAGAATCCAACCCtgaaaacactaaggctatgtctacactggcgggttgttgcaccagaagtatgcaaatgaggctaagcgtggaatatcgctgagcctcatttgcatatctaattaaccgctatttttgcggaagaggctcttgcgccagaaggagctgccctttcttgtgcaagaaaaaccctcttgtgcaatgccattacgctgattattttcaggataacggcattgcgcaagagggtttttcttgtgcaaaaaggggcagtatagacagctccttctggtgcaagagcctcttccgcaaaaatggcagctcattagacatgcaaataaggctcggcaatattccacacttagcctcatttgcatacttctggcacaacaacccaccagtgtagacatagcctaagagtatgtctacactacatgcctctgccgaccaaGGCGTGTAAATTAGAcctaccaacatagtcaatgaagcggggctttaaatatcccctgcttcattagaataaaaatggctgccatgttctgccggctcagctgtttgtcggcacaaagcggcagtcaagaggggattggtcggcaaggaaagcctttgccggccaatcctgtaaacttcattgcacgaggcataagggatcagtcggcaaaggctttccttaccaaccgatccccgtcttgaccgtCACTtcatgccaacaaacagctgagccggcacaaagcggtggccatttttattctaatgaagtggggcatagttaaatccccgcttcattgactatgtcggtatgtctaatttacatgcctcagtcggcagaggcatgtagtctagacatatcctaagttactattttaaaacaatttatgtCAATGGGCATTTTTCAGTTGATTTCAAGTGGCCTTAGCTCAAGCCTTACGAGAACTGTTTTCAGGGCTGGCCCACTacattttggtacctgaggcTGGGAACCCATGCCCTCTTGCTTGGGCTAAAAtgttgaaaggtctcaattctgcctccttcctgttctactcaagagagaatatatatgcaccagcagcagccacaatTTTCTACATGCTGGGTCCAAGTGCCCCCCACCCAGTCTGGTATCTGAGGCAGACACTTCAGTTTGCcacatggtaaggccagccctgactgctTTTGTGCCTTCAGTATGGAAATGGTCTAGTTTCCATTCCCATGGCTTTCTTAGAGCAGAAGAGGTGCCCCAGTGTTATATTGAACAGAGGTCTGTATATCCAATAAATCAATACACACCTAAGTTCTTGTAAGTGTATTTTTCCTTACCTTTAGTGACAACACACAGAGTGCAAAAGTGGGATTCAGAGGCTAAATACACTTAGGttgcacatccacactaccaaacccattatcatatatatagtagcccaatgtctgtgactctgtaatactgaaatgctggctgttccctctgggcagcgctgttgcctgagtcacgtccttcacctcccgctgtggtgctcagctgacttctgcaccactcagccgggccaccacggaAGAGCAAGCGGTGCAAACGGCCGTTTGGGCACTGCAGTGCCCATGCAGCAATCCCATGCTGCATGAGGAACTCAGGGCCCAAAcgggccgcttgctcccctgtggtggcccggctgagtggcacagaagtcagccgagcgccacggcaggaggggaagggagtgggatggtgacgtacacggccagggggcggggcctggccaagTACGTCACCGCCCTACCCACTTcatgccccccttcgcctcctgctgtggtgctcggctgacttctgcaccactcagctgggccgccgtgggggagcccaaacagccgcttgtgccgcttgctcccacgcagcagcccggctgagagGCGCAGAAGTCATCCGAACGCCAAGGCAgcaggcgaaggggggcggggcagtgaggtacatgactgggggcggggcctgcatgAGTGTGCATCcctgacagagacagaggagagcagagagggagtGAGAGAcagaaggggaagagaaagagagagatggagagagaggaagaaggcagaggagagctgagagagagagggaaaggcagtaggaggaggagagagagagagagagatgaagcaagagactggaggctcaggagagaagaccgatgtggaggagagacctgaaaatctcgtcttatgatgggctaattggctagttttgtaataatttcccagtgtagaaatGCTCTAAATGTGCAGTGTATTTTGGAATTGGTCCAGCTGCAAAATTTGGATGTGTCTGCTTTTGAGGGCGTAAGTACAGGAATTAAAGTTAGTGAAAGGGGTAAAGTTAACATCAGGAATAGGACAGGGTTAAGGTGAGGGTTAGGTTTCAGTTAGGAtaagggttaggattagggttagggttacgaAATTAGTATTAGCAATAGGGTTAGGGTGAGGATTAGGGTTAGGATTGGGGTTGGGTTAGGATAGGGTCAGGGTTCAGGTTAGGGTTGGGTTTAGGGTTCGGGTAGGTTAGGGATAGAGTTGGAGTTAGTGTTAGGGTTACAGTTAGGGTTATGGTATGGGTTAGGATTAGGATTACGATTAGAGTTAaagttagggttaggggtaggatTAAGATTAGTGTTAGGGTTAGGTTTGGGATACGGGTAAGGTTAGGGTGAGGGTTAGGGTTACGGTTTGGGTTACAGTTAGGATTAAGGAACCTAACGTTTGGGATATTGTTTGGATTTGGGTGAGGGTTAGGTTTAGGTTTCGGTTTCGGTTAGGATAACGGTTAGGAGTAGGTGTAAATTTAGGGTCAGTGTTAGCAGGGTTCTAGGATCGCTGCGAAAACCACACACTAGCCATGCATTGCGCATGCATGAGAGCAACACTCCGCATGCGCAAACTggtgaacggggcaaccggctaaaatctactcgccacgggtgtgTAGATAAgtggatttgttgagccctgagtgTTAGGCTTAGGGCAAGGGTTACAGTTAGGGATAtggtcagggttagggttagtgttaATATTATGGTTAGGCTCATGGTTACATTAGGGTTCGGGTTACGGtgagggttaggtttagggttagggttagggtaagaAGATGGATAGAGTTATGGATAGGATTAGaattagggtttgggttagggtttagggttagggttgggatTTAGGGTTAGGGATAGGATTagcgttagggttagggttagggatcAGGTTGGGAATAGTATTGGCGTTAGGATTACGGTTAGGGTAAGGGCTAGaattagggttaggattagggttagggtaaGAATACggatagggttagggtttgggtttagTGTAAGGGTTAGCATTAGCGTTACCATTGGGACTTGGGGTTAGGGTTGGGATttatggttagggttaggttttacgctagggttagggtttagggttagggttagggttaacaTTGGGATTAGTGTTACCGTTGGGACTTGGGGTTAGGGTTGGGACTTGGGACTtggggtttgggttagggttagggttagggtttgggtttgggttattagggttagggttagggttggtgTTCGTGTTACGATTAGAGTTACGATTAGGGTTACAATTAGGGTAAGGGTTAGGGTTGGGGATAATATTAACATTAGCATCACTCTTAGGGTTAGAAttagtgttagggttagggtaagAATAAggatagggttagggttagggataggTTTAGcattagggttaggattagggttaggataagaatatggatagagttagggttaggattagggttacgATTAGCGTTTGGGTTTGCGTTTGAGTTTAGGATAAGGGTTAGCGTTagcgttagggttagggttagggttaaggtaaGACTATGGATCGGGTTATGGATATGGTTAGGGTTACGATTAGCGTTTGGGTTTGGGTTTAGGGTAAGGGTTAGGGTTGGgatttagggttagggttagggtttagcattcaggttaggtttagggtttgggttagggtttgggttcgTATTTAGAGTTCGGGTTTAGCTTTAGGGTTAGGATTGGGacttgggttagggttagggtttagtgTATGGCTTAGGATTAGGggtagggtttgggttagggttaagtTTAGGGTTAGGATTAGCATAATGGTTGTGGGTAGGGTTACGGTTTGGTTTAGgattagggttagagttaggggtGGGGTTAGGGTTATGATAGCATTAGTGTTAGGGTTCGGGTTCGGGATAACATTAgcgttagggttaggattagggtaagggttagagttagggttagcGTTACTGTTGGgacttagggttagggttgggatTTGGGGTTAGGGTTGGTacttgggttagggttaggctagttaggaagcctagttcgaactacctagttcatgccccgtgtagccgcgctgcacggggtgcgaaccagcggggttttaaaaatggcagctccccgcttatgcaaatgaagcccgggaaattcaaatcccaggcttcatttgcaagtgcggtatgcctatattaccctcctagttcgaactaggagggtagtgtagacatacccccccagaTTTAGTTCAAAAGCTTAACTTAACCATTGGGACTGGTTCAGAAGCAAAAGTCTGGAAGGTACAGGTAACCACAGAGGGCTTAGGATGCTTGTTACTCAGAATCCCCCATCTGTCCTTCTACCCCGTAAATGAAAGCGAAAGACCAGAGTTAATAAAAGCTGGGggcaatgaaaatattttaagctctattaaaaaaatactaaagAAAGTAGGACACCCCTCAAAACCTACTGACTTTAGACCAAAAACCCCCTTTGGCACTGCTAGACATAGTATTTTAATCcatactctagggctgtgtctacactgggccacttattctggaaaatcagccacttttccagaataagctgcgagctgtctacactggcccttgaatttccggaaaagcaacgatgctctactgtacaaaatcagccactattcaggaaaaactattctgctcccgcttgggcataagttcttattccagaacactgttctggaaaagggccagtgtagacagcccagtagtcttttccggaaaaaagccctgatcacgaaaatgaagaaaatactattccagaaaagcgtctgtggccaatgtagacgtgcttttccagaaaaagggcttttccggaaaagcagcctgccaatgtagacgcttcttttccagaaaaactgaaaatggaatagtattccgtttt is from Pelodiscus sinensis isolate JC-2024 chromosome 10, ASM4963464v1, whole genome shotgun sequence and encodes:
- the LOC106731386 gene encoding G-protein coupled receptor 35-like — its product is MNCSSNITEQKHLNLFQMIVYIPVIFFGVLFNVIAFWVFCCKLKKWTETRVYMINLVIADCSLLFTLPFIMYFHRTRQDINKLCYVIQTIYFTNMPVSIYIITLIAVDRFIAIKYPLKAKSFRSPLKAALSCGFLWITIITYAYLNPRFNEKTGNICFQKNSDDPLVATLLSSIWCFFIPLVILSFCSIQVIWCLKMKMKMSSHEETSVQKALWIVSMNLCVFIICFLPFNVGLLVRYIVDAAGAACSVRKNATIFIRVTACIANSNCCLDTLCYYFVAKEFQEASSLLPPFKSLQSRSNQSQESQLQMRK